Proteins from a single region of Oncorhynchus tshawytscha isolate Ot180627B linkage group LG03, Otsh_v2.0, whole genome shotgun sequence:
- the LOC112237921 gene encoding putative methyltransferase DDB_G0268948, with amino-acid sequence MTYRLFEEKDHASIYQRYRFVPPEEIRDIILHYLERKKVQPHALAVDLGCGTGQNSRLMAPHFQEVVGIDISECQLEEARAVTGFNNITYRKGTAEELPFPDASVDLLTAASAAHWFDQQRFLLEAGRVLKPCGCMALLGFADNFRLHYGSCGDRLTDICDEFKKVLLPYTSTQVAVSNTKLKELYTAIPFPDKERIECIPLKQQISVRNIVGFMESFSTYQAFQRAEPDAATTLLQRTLDRFLKEMGVTSPDTLMEVTLEYFCVLASKPE; translated from the exons ATGACCTACCGGCTGTTTGAGGAGAAAGACCATGCCTCCATCTACCAGAGGTACCGCTTTGTACCCCCAGAGGAGATCAGAGACATCATCCTACATTACCTGGAAAGGAAG AAAGTCCAGCCTCATGCCCTAGCTGTGGACCTGGGCTGTGGGACGGGGCAGAACTCACGCCTGATGGCCCCACACTTCCAGGAGGTGGTGGGCATTGACATCAGCGAGTGCCAACTGGAGGAGGCCAGGGCAGTGACAGGGTTCAACAACATCACCTACAG GAAAGGGACAGCTGAGGAGCTGCCGTTTCCGGATGCTTCTGTGGACCTACTGACTGCAGCCTCAGCGGCCCATTGGTTTGACCAGCAGCGGTTCCTCTTGGAGGCAGGCCGGGTCCTGAAGCCTTGTGGCTGCATGGCTCTGCTTGGCTTTGCTGATAACTTCAGACTCCATTACGGCTCATGTGGGGACAGACTCACTGACATCTGTGATGAG TTCAAGAAGGTGCTGTTACCATACACCAGCACACAGGTAGCCGTGTCCAACACCAAACTAAAGGAGCTTTACACTGCTATCCCCTTCCCTGACAAAGAGAG GATTGAGTGTATCCCACTGAAGCAGCAGATCTCAGTGAGGAACATAGTGGGCTTCATGGAGTCCTTCTCCACGTACCAGGCCTTCCAGAGGGCCgagcctgatgctgccaccacactgCTGCAGAGAACACTCGACAG GTTTCTGAAGGAGATGGGAGTCACATCACCAGACACACTCATGGAAGTGACGCTGGAGTATTTCTGTGTCCTGGCGTCTAAACCGGAGTGA